A region of the Pseudomonas sp. A34-9 genome:
ACGTTGCGCTGGACAGCCACGGCCACAAGAAGCTTTCACGTACCGCTTCAAACTGCGCCAGACCGTAGTAGATCAGGAACAGTTGCACCAGCATCGGCGTACCGCGAATCACGTAGGTGTACAGCCACGCGGCGCCGTTGACGACCGGGTTCTTGGAGACGCGCATCAGCCCCAGCGGCAAGGCCGCGAGCAAACCGAAAAACAGCGACAGCGCGAGCAATTTGAGGGTGGTCACCAGGCCGCCAAGGTACAGCGGCAGGGCCTCCCAAATGACGTTGTAGTCGAAGATCATAGATCAGCCGCCCTTACGCCTACCGAGTAGCGCTTCTCAAGGTGACGCAGCGCCAGCAACGAGACACTGGTGATCACCAGGTACATCGCCGCCACTGCGAGGAAGAAGGTGAAAGGCTCGCGAGTGGCATCTGCCGCCTGCTTGGCCTTGAACATCATGTCTTGCAGACCGACCACGGAAATCAGCGCGGTGGCCTTGGTCAGTACCAGCCAGTTGTTGGTGAAGCCCGGAATCGCCAGACGAATCATCTGCGGCACCATCACCCGGAAAAACACCTGAAAACTGCTCATGCCGTACGCCATGCCCGCCTCGGCCTGACCTTTCGGGATGGCCATGAAGGCGCCACGGAAGGTTTCCGACAGGTAAGCACCGAAGATGAAACCGAGGGTGCCGATACCGGCGGCCAGCGGATTCAAATCGATGTAGTCGTCGTAGCCAAGCATCGGCGCCACACGGTTGAGCAAATCCTGGCCGCCGTAGAAGATCAGCAGGATCAGCACCAGATCGGGAATCCCGCGGATCACCGTGGAATACAGATCGCCCAGCCAGGCCAGCCAGCGCACCGGCGACAGGCGCAACGCGACACCGATCAGCCCGAGAACGATGGCCAGAGCCATGGACGACAAGGCGAGCTGAAGCGTCAGCCATGCGCCATCGAGGATGACAGCCCCGTAGCCTTTCAACATGATTCAGGTCCTCGAAAGTTGGGATGAAAAAATGGCGCAAACCGCAGAGATCCTGTTGCTTGCGCCATTTCGGACTTGTCGCAGAGACGTGTTACTTGCCGTAGATATCGAAGGCGAAGTACTTGTCCTGGATTGCCTTGTATTTGCCGTTTTCGCGGATGGCCGCGATGGCCGCGTTGATCTTGTCTTTCAGCGCGTCGCCTTTACGTACTGCGATGCCTACGCCGTCGCCGAAGTATTTGACGTCGGTGAACGCCGGGCCGGCGAACGCGAAGCCTTTGCCGGCGTCGGTGTTCAGGAAGCCGTCTTGCAGCAGGGTGGCGTCAGCCACGGTACCGTCGAGGCGACCGGCGGCCACGTCGAGGTAGATTTCGTTCTGCGAACCGTACGGCTTGATCTCGGCACCCAGTGGCGCGAGAACTTCGCGAGCGAAACGCTCGTGGATCGAACCACGTTGCACGCCGATGTTTTTACCCTTCAGCTCGCTCAGGTTTTCGCTGACCTGAGTACCGGCCTTCATGACCAGACGTGCCGGGGTGTTGTAGTACTTGTTGGTGAAGTCGACCGACTTCTTGCGGTCTTCGGTGATCGACATCGACGACAGGATCGCGTCGATCTTGCGCACTTTCAGTGCCGGGATCAGACCGTCGAACTCTTGCTCGACCCACACACACTTGACCTGCATCTGCTCGCACAGAGCGTTGCCGATGTCGTAGTCAAAACCGACGATGCTGCCATCCGGCGCTTTCGAGGCGAACGGAGGGTACGCCGCTTCGATACCGATCTTCAGAGGTTTTTCATCAGCGAAGGAATTCAGCGACAGCACGGAGGACAGTGCCAGGGCGCCAAGCAGCACAAGTTTCTTCATCTTGGGACTCCATCGGTAAAGGGCAAAAACGGCAGAGTGAGCGACAGCCCAATATGCGAATGGGTGAATCGGGAAATCGGTTGCTGCATCGGTGGGAAATTTCCCATTGAAACCGTCAGAGATTTCAACGTCAGCCACGATGAGCGAGTGATCGGCATTCTAACGACAGGCCCGAAGCCGATATTTCTTCAATGCGACAACTAATTACAGATGCACAGAGAAAGCGACTTTGGCACATTGACAGCCCTGCAAATTCATGCAAGAGCGCACGATTGTGAACCGATCTATGCTGCAAATTGCGGGCCTATTATTCGCAAACCCTTCTAATCCGGCAAGCGCAGCGTTGTGTCTTATTTTTCACCGCAGGTTTTAAGGCTCTAAAACGGGGCGATGCGTTTCCCTTTGCCCCGCTCCGGGGCGGGAGGTTACACATTCGGTTACGTGGAGGGCCGCGGGTAACAGGGGGAAATGTCTTACGGCACAGATCGATAATTATTGACCGCCGATCGTTCCCACGCTCCGCGTGGGAATGCAGCAAAGGACGCTCCGCGTCCCAGGAGCCGACGCAGAGCGTCGAGGGAGGCATTCCCACGCAGAGCGTGGGAACGATCATCTGAAGAAACCCGGTCAAACTGTGGGAGCGAGCCTGCTCGCGAAGAGGCCCGCCCTGCCACCACAAAACCTGCAGACACAAAAAAGCCCCACCCGGCATACACCGGACAGGGCTTTCTTTTCAGACCCGCTACTTAAGCCACATTCATGGTCTTGTGCGTATCAATCAAATGCTGCACCACACCCGGATCCGCCAGGGTCGAGATATCCCCCAAGCCATCGTATTCCGCCGTGGCAATCTTGCGCAGAATGCGGCGCATGATCTTGCCCGAGCGCGTCTTCGGCAGCCCCGGCGCCCACTGGATTACGTCCGGCGAAGCAATCGGCCCGATCTCCTTGCGCACCCAGTTCTTCAGTTCCAGACGCAACTGCTCGGTCGGCTCTTCGCCATTCTTCAACGTGACATAAACATAAATGCCCTGCCCTTTGATGTCGTGCGGCACCCCAACCACCGCCGCCTCGGCAACTTTCGGGTGCGCAACCATCGCGCTCTCGATCTCCGCCGTGCCCATACGGTGCCCGGACACGTTGAGCACGTCATCGACACGCCCGGTGATCCAGTAGTAACCATCGGCATCACGACGCGCGCCGTCACCAGTGAAGTACATGCCACGGAAAGTCTTGAAGTAGGTATCAACGAAACGGTCATGGTCGCCATACAACGTACGCGCCTGACCTGGCCACGAATCGAGAATCACCAGATTGCCTTCAGCCTCGCCCTCGATGATGTTACCGAGGTTGTCGACCAGCGCCGGCACCACACCGAAGAACGGCCGCGCCGCCGAACCCGGCTTCAGCGCGTGCGCACCCGGCAGCGGGCTCATCATGTTGCCGCCAGTCTCGGTCTGCCACCAGGTATCGACGATCGGGCAACGCGACTTGCCGACATTCTTGTAGTACCAATCCCAGGCTTCCGGGTTGATCGGCTCACCGACCGACCCGAGCAAACGCAGGCTGCTGCCATCCGCACCTTCAACCGCCGCCTGACCCGAGGCCATCATCGCGCGGATCGCAGTCGGTGCGGTGTAGAGGATGTTGACCTTGTGCTTGTCGACGATCTTCGCCACCCGGGTGATGTCCGGATAGTTCGGCACGCCTTCGAACAGCAGCGTGGTCGCGCCATTGGCCAACGGGCCGTAGACGATATAGCTGTGGCCGGTGACCCAGCCGACGTCGGCAGTGCACCAGTAGATTTCGCCGGGGCGGTAGTCGAACACGCGCTCGTGGGTCATCGCCGCATACAGCAGATAACCGCCGGTGGTGTGCTGCACGCCCTTCGGTTTGCCGGTCGAGCCGGAGGTATAAAGGATGAACAGCGCTTCTTCCGCGCCCATCTCTTTCGGCGCGCACACGGTGCCCGCCACTTTCATCAGGTCTTCGTACCAGATGTCGCGATGCTGGTTCCACTTGATGTCGCCACCGGTGCGCTTGCACACAATGACTTTCTGGATGCTGCTGGTTTCCGGGTTGGTCAGTGCGTCGTCGACGTTGGCCTTGAGGGAAATCTTCTTGCCGGCACGGATGCCTTCGTCAGCGGTAATCACCACTTTCGAACGGCAGTCGATGATGCGACCGGCCAAGGCTTCCGGCGAGAAACCGCCGAACACTACCGAGTGAATCGCGCCGATCCGGGTACAGGCCAGCATGGCGACCACGGCTTCGGGAATCATCGGCATATAAATGGTCACCACGTCGCCGCGGTGCACGTCCTGACCACGCAGGGCGTTGGCCAGTTTGCACACTTGTTCGTGCAGTTCGCGGTAGGTGATGTTGCGGCTTTCGGAAGGATCGTCGCCTTCCCAGATGATCGCGACTTGATCGCCGCGCTCGGCCAGATGACGGTCGAGGCAGTTGTAGGAAACGTTCAGGGTGCCGTCGGCAAACCACTTGATGTCGACATGGTGATCGTCGAACGACGTCTGCTTCACCGTGGTGAAAGGCTTGATCCAGTCGAGACGCTTGGCTTGCTCGCGCCAGAAGCCGTCAGGATTGACGACCGACTGCTGGTACATGGCTTTGTAGGTCGCCTCGTCAGTCAGCGTGTTAGCCAGAACCTCGGGACGAACGGGATACAGAGAAGCCGCACTCATCTTTCCTACCTCGGTGTAATAGTTGTTTTTGTATGACCCTGTTGTAACGGGGCGGGGGCCATAGAACCATTCGACGATGGTAGTAACAAGCCCTCGCCCACCAGCCGCGCCCCGTGTAGGAGCTGCCGAAGGCTGCGATCTTTTGATCTTGCCTCTAGAAATCAAAGTCAAAAGATCGCAGCCTTCGGCAGCTCCTACAGGGGTTATTTCGGGGATTGTTACCAAATCTGCCAAAGGTGTTTATCAAAACCCGCTCTGTTTACCCCCGCCCCTTCTCCCTAAAATTCACCTCGCCGACAAGGCAAACGCGATTAACAACGTTACAGCCCCCACGAAGGCCGTTAATCCAGCTCTCAAGTAATAACTGCAAACGATGAAGTTCCACACGCAACCCTAAAAAGGTTGCGTGACCCCACTCGACCTCAAAAAGGTAAATTTGAAATGAAAGCTTTATTGGTTCTGGCCCTCAGCAGTCTGTGCGCAACCGCCATGGCAGACGAGGTCCCGACTGATGTCGCACAGCAACAACCAGTGATCGAGGAATACACTTACTCCACCCATCTGGACATCGCCAACGTTGTATCGATGAGTGAAATTCCGAACGTCTGCGAAGTAGTACCGGCAAAAATGGAGTACGACGACTCCAAGGGTCAGCGCCACATCCTGCGCTACAGCGTGATGGGTAACGGCTGCACCAATTGATGATTCGAGACTGCACCGAATCGGATCTCTCAGCGCTTCATTGAGGGTCGATTCCAGCCCGGCTTCGGTCGGGCTCAGTTGTGTCTGGAGTCGTCAAAAGTGCTTGCAAAACACTAGATGTAGTAAAAAACGTGAATTTTTGTTCGTTTTTTGAGCGATTCCACATTTGCGAGATTTTTGCGAAAAAAAATCTATCCCCGGCAAAGCCCTGTAAACCCACGCTCTCATCGAAAAACCAGCCTCCTCGACCGCTTCATGCGGGGATTCGCCTCAGCACAGCCGTGTTTTTTTCCCTATAATGCCGCCCTAATCGGGTCAGCAATATTCCCTTACAGGGATCAAAAGCCATTCTGAAGCCCCGCAGTCGCGCTCAACGTGATCTGCGCCCGTCAGAGGCTCTCGGAAACCCGTACAAAATTCTGTTTGATGCCTGCGTTTAGCTGCTGCAAAGAACGATTCCTTTAGATCCAACGCGGTCTGTACGACCGTGTGAAAAACCAACCAATCAGGTTTCACACGGGCGACAGGCCCTCACGCAGGAGACGACACGTCATGCTGAGCTGGGACGAATTCGACAAAGAAGACAGTGAAGTAGCAACCGTGAAAGGCGCCAACGCCGGCCACGCTACTGAAGCCAACATGGACCGCCTCGACAACGCCGGCGGCGCCGCGGCACTCGAAGCCCGCGCCGTCACCGCCGCCGACTCGGCCGCCGTGGCCCGCGCCAAGGCTGCACTGAACTCCCTCGACGTCGCCGAAGGCCTCGCCGAACTCGAAGGCGCCTCCGCCCGTGTCGCCGTTGACGAAAAGCGCATGATCAACTGCCGCGCCGACCTTAACCAACTCGTGCCATTCAAGTACGACTGGGCCTGGCAGAAATACCTGGACGGTTGCGCAAACCACTGGATGCCGCAAGAAGTCAACATGACCGCCGACATCGCCCTCTGGAAAGATCCGGAAGGCCTGACCGACGACGAGCGCCGCATCGTCATGCGCAACCTCGGCTTCTTCTCCACCGCCGACTCCCTGGTTGCCAACAACCTGGTACTGGCCGTGTACCGCCTGATCACCAACCCTGAATGCCGCCAGTACATCCTGCGCCAAGCCTTCGAAGAGGCGATCCACACCCACGCCTACCAGTACTGCATCGAATCGCTGGCCATGGATGAAGGCGAAATCTTCAACATGTACCACGAGATCCCATCGGTCGCGAAAAAGGCAGCCTGGGGCCTGAAATACACCCGTTCGATCTCCGATCCGAAGTTCGAAACCGGCACCCCGGACACCGACAAAGAACTGCTGCGCAACCTGATCGCCTACTACTGCGTTCTGGAAGGCATCTTCTTCTACTGCGGCTTCACCCAAATCCTCTCCATGGGCCGCCGCAACAAAATGACCGGCGTCGCCGAGCAGTTCCAATACATCCTGCGCGACGAATCCATGCACCTGAACTTCGGCATCGACGTGATCAACCAGATCAAAATCGAAAACCCACACCTGTGGGATGCCGAAATGAAGGAAGAAGCGACCCAGATGATCCTGCAGGGTACGCAGCTGGAGATCGAATACGCACGTGACACCATGCCTCGCGGCGTACTGGGCATGAACGCAGCGATGATGGAGGACTACCTGAAGTTCATCGCTAACCGTCGTTTGTCGCAGATCGGTCTTAAAGAGGAATATCCAGGGACGACTAACCCGTTCCCTTGGATGAGCGAGATTATGGACTTGAAGAAAGAGAAGAATTTCTTTGAGACGCGGGTTATTGAGTATCAGACTGGTGGGGCGTTGAGCTGGGATTGATCCTTCCCCATCATGACTAAAGGGGTGCTACCACTAGGTAGCACCCCTTTTTTATGCTTAAGAAACACCTCAAACTAGACATAAAATCAATGTGCCAGTATCTTCTATAAAACCATTGCCAATACTAATTATATAATTTAAAAACTTTAACTGTGGCCACTGGGGATCTGAAAAGTGAAGTACAGCGAAAGCGAAAAAGATAGAAAACTACGTAAGTGGTTTATTAACGACTTCACTCACACACATCTCCGGCGCATACACGTATACCAAGGCAACATCAGAGGCGTTTCAAAACTAGAACTACCGATAAGCTTTCCACTTATTTGCATCGCGGGAAAAAATGGGTGTGGAAAATCTACTATTCTAGCACTTGCATGCTGCGCCTATCACAATAAAAAAGATGGATTCAAGGCATCTAACAGACAGCGCCCCTACTATACCTTTGCCGACTTCTTTATCCAGCACAGTGAAGAAGTATCACCTGAAGGAATAACTATAGTTTTTGATTTTGCGCACGATAATTGGAGAATAACTAGCACAAACAAAGAAGCCAAACGAATCGGCACGCAAGTTCGACGTAAAAACAAAGGTGGCAAATGGAGCGACTATGCTTCACGCGTCGATCGAAATTGTGTTTTCATCGGAATAGAGCGAATAGTCCCACACAGTGAAAAGAGCCAATCGAGAAGTTATAAAAGACGCTTTCTCAGCACTGGCCCAAAAGGGTGGGAAAACTCGGTAAAAGAAATAGTTGGTCGCATTCTAAATAAGGACTATGAAGAGTTCCGGCTCACGTCTCATTCAAAATATAGATTACCACTCGCAAAGTCGTCTGGAATTTCATTTTCAGGCTTCAATATGGGGGCGGGAGAAAATGCTTTATTTGAAATTTTCTCAACCATATTCAGCTGCCCTGATGGCGCATTATTCGTAATTGACGAAATCGAGTTGGGGCTACACATCGAAGCGCAAAAACGCTTTATTAATGAATTGAAAAGCGTATGTTTGGAAAGAAAAATCCAAGTAATTTGCACTACCCACTCGAAAGAAATATTTGAGTGCCTTCCTTATGATGCAAGATTTTTCATTGAAAAAAATGGCGTTCAAACAACAGCAAAAATGGGTGTATCCGCCGAGTACGCCTTCTCAAAATTGAGTGCCGAAAAAACAAGCGAAGTAGATGTTTTTGTCGAAGATGTTATCGCTCAGGCGCTTATTTCTAATGTGACCCCCAGCAGCATCCGCTCGAGAATCAACATAGAACCTATCGGCTCAGCTACTGCTCTTTGCATTCAACTGGCCGCGCTGCATCGCCGAGCTAACACTGAAAAAACACTCGTAGTTTTTGACGGTGACCAAAGAGCCAAAGAAACAAACAACAAAAATCTTGCCCTGAGAACATCCGAAAAAGCTGACAAAAATTTTGATACGTGGTTCAAAACCAAAACAGAATATTTGCCAGGAAATACCTGGCCAGAATTGTGGATAATGCAAAAATGCAAAGAAACTCCTGATACGCTAGCAACAATTTCAGGCACTGACAAAATTGAGCTGACACAAATAATAGATTCGGGAATACGAGCAGGGAAACACAAAGAATTCCATGAGGTCGCAAAGTTACTTGGAGTAACCAAAGATCATGCAATTTTCATGTTTTGCAGTAGCATATCAATCACACACAAACATCTATTTTCAGACATTATTGAAAAAATATCTTCAATACTAAATGAGACACACCAAGCTATTGCATGAGCAATTTTTAAAGCGCCGTAAAAAGTAACCGTACGAAAAATCTTTATTTTTTAAGGATTTTTCCGAAGAGTGGTATCTGCATTGACCACGGTCTTATCACACCATAATCTCTGTAGCTGGTGCCTAAGAAACACCTCACGCAGCGGACTGACCGCACCCGACAGTAGCGGCTTTTTGTGCCTACGGTTTCCCCGTGCGCATCAAAAACTCTGTTATGCCGGGAGTGGGCGAATACAAGACCCGAAAGGGGAATATGTCCGGCCCTCTGTGTGGGGTTTCTTAGCTCCCGGCACCCAGCCTTAAGAAAGCTGACATCACACAGAGGTAAATGGATATGCCTAAAAATTTCTCCTTCGGCACGAAGGAAATCTGCTTCAACCTCAACATCATCTACATGCTTCCAGCACTGGAGGCCCACCATGTCTGAACCGCACAGTTCGACTGTCTTCACTCTGCACAAGCTCTCTCTTCACGCCCTCCTCCTCGAAGGTCAGCCATGGTTTTGCGCCCGCGATATTGGTCGTTTGATGGGCGTCCATCTCAGTGATCGAATGGTCAGCAAACTGGACAAGGATCAGCATCGTTTTCTGTGGATTGAGTATCACCGGCAACCTGAAAAGCAACTGATGCTCAGTGAGTCAGGCGTGTATGCGCTGTTGGTGTATCACTACGTCCCAGGGAATCGGCTTTTGCGTGAATGGCTGACCCATCAGGTGGTTCCAGCCTTACGCGATGCTGCGTCCTCGGAAAATTCGGTTCTGCCTATGCTGAGTTTTTTGAAATGGCCTGAAATGACGGTGAGTCTGTTGCATTGGCAGGATGAAAGCTGGATACGGCTACGAGATATGCCGTATCTATTGCAGGATCAGACTCATCAGCGAGTAACTGTCACCAAGCCTTGGTGGCGGAAGGCTGCGGAGGTGTTTCAGTCTTCGAAGCATCTGATGGGCTAGGTGCCGTGCTTGTAAGATCACTTGCAAGAACTGTCGCTAACCTCTGTAGGAATTTTCCTAGACAGCCGTAATGGCCACTCAGTATCGTCCGAGGGTTTTCAACCCTCGGCGATTTTATGAGCGACAAGAAAAAAGACACTGACTGGACTGTTGCTGAGATTGAGGCAGCGGTTGACACCTATCTCAGAATGCTTGACCTAGAGCTCGCGGGCCAAAAATTCAACAAGGCACATGAGAATCGCGAACTACGCGCATCAGCCTTGTTGACTCGCACAAAAGGCTCAGTCGAATTCCGAATGCAGAACATTTCCAGAGTCCTGACGACGATGGATCGGAAACCCATTAAGGGTTACAAACCGGCGAAAAACGTTGGTTCGAATGTTGAGCAGTTAATTCAAACAGCTCTCACAAATCGCGGCTTCCAGCCGGGCGACCCTGCTATTCCAACAGCCGACGAAGAAACACTAGAGCGTCGCGCCGCTGCAATTCAGAAGAAGCACATAAAAGAGCCGCCGAAAGGCATAAAGAAACCGAAGAAAGCGTCGAGTACTCGCACGGTTTACGTACGCGATCCCGAGGTTAGAGCCTGGGTTCGAAATGAAGCTGAGGCGCATTGCGAAGGCTGTGGCGACCCGGCTCCGTTTCAAATGCATGATCTGCCGTTTCTAGAAGTCCACCATGTCAAACCACTTGCAGATAAAGGTTCGGATCAAGTCTCAAACGCTGTAGCACTTTGTCCGAATTGCCATCGTCGTTGTCACCATTCGAATGATCGCGTGGCGTTTACAGCTTCGCTTTATCAAAGGGTAAAAAGGCTGATTCCAGAAAAATAAAACTCTGTGACTTGGAGAGTTTTTGCTGCTGAGTGGGTGTCTGGATTCGGTATTCAGTTGATACCACCAACTAGCCAGCAGGCTGGCTCCCACAAATCCCGCATCATCCTGAAAACAATCAGTGCAACCCGCGCCGCCTCCCGCTATTAATACCCCTCCCCCACTCAAGGATCCGAGCCCCACCATGAAATTCGATCTCGCCTACTGCCTCAGCCTCGACGACAAGTTGTCGATCTATGACGTTCGCGATCTCAATTTCGATGAGACGATGGCGTTCGACTCGGCGAAGGAGCACTTCCAGTGCCCCAACGATGCCTGTCGTTCGGCGTTCGAGGTTTCCAATGAGTTGGGTACGTTCAACGCCAAGAACGTGAATTACGTGCGCACGCCGCACTTCAAGAATTTGCCCACTACGCAGCATGTGCCGGGTTGTCCGTATGTGAGTGTGAAGGCTTCAGCGTCTGGCGTTGAGACGGCGGATGGTGAGGTGGATGACGGACGCGAGGACCACTTCCCATCAGAGTTGTTGCTGACGCGGCGTGAGTATGTGCGCAAGCCTGTCGCGCCAGCGGGGGCGGCGGATGTGTTGCGCGATGATCCGGTGCGGGTGGCGGCGGACAGTGGTAAAGAGTCGGCGAGTCGTGAATCGGCACCGGACAAGACCAGTGTGTTTGCGCATCCGGTGGAGTGTTTTGTTTCCAACTTCGCCGACAAGGAGTTGCTTAAGCGCATGCCGTTGAAAGTCGGTGAACATTCGGCGCCGTACAGTTCGTTCTTCAAGAAGATTGAGTATCTGACGGACAACAAGGGGCTGATTTACTGGGGGCGGATCAAGAAGATCGAGGACTTCCACAGTGCCAGTTTTCGTATCGATTTCGAGGACAAGGTCTGGTTCAAGAAGCCCGAGGACAGTAAGAAGAAGCCGTATCCGGTCAGCGTTTATCTGAACAAGAAGCTGATCGACAACTACCGCAAGCGCAAGGCGTTTCTGGAGGAGATCAAGCACGCGGTGGATAGCGACAAGGCGTTGTTCTGTTTCTTCTATGGGGTGACGCCGGAGTTGAAGCAGGTGCCCGGCAAGAAGAACCCCGAAAAGCCTTTCGAGGTCTTCAATGCCAATATCGAGAACCTGGATCACTTCATTATTCGTGAAGCGCCGGGCCTGGAGTGACGGTTAGCCTTGGGGCAGTTGCAGTTTGACGGCGCCGGGGTGTTGTTTGACGAGGGAGTACGGCAGGATCGACCAATCGGGCCTGTCGCAAGAGCGTTGCACGCGAGCGAAGTAAGCACCGAGGTACAAGCCCTTCTCGGTGAAGTACCAAGGTGAAGTCCCCCAGATGCTCTCATCCTGGAAGTTGCAGTCGTCATCTCCCGTCGGTGTCTTCATTTCTGTGGGGTACAGGGCGGTGAATTGCTTGATCACCCAAGGTACCAACTCTTTGCTGACATACTGATAGCGCGCGTCACTTTCGGCCTCGCTCAGCGGTTTGTCGCCCAGGCTGTCACGTTCGGCATGTAGCAGCGGTTTATCTTCTCCGACCCACAGCACATCTTCGAGTGACAATGGGTGTCCGGTTTTCACATCGATGTTGAGCGGAGAATCGCCAAAGTCCGGATGCGCGCCGCCGCAGTAATAGCTGGTCGAGATGTTCAGGCTGACCACGGCTGGCGAGATCATTTTGGGTTCTGCCTGTTGCATGAAATCGACGTTCTCTCCGCCACTCAATTGGCAACTGTGATAACGGATGACTTCAAGCCAGAGCCGCCCCAGCAATTGCTGATTGACCCGCTGCAGGTCATCTTTCGGCAAACCGGATTCCACACTGAAGAGGGCAATTTTCGATTCGGGCTCTGTCCACCATTGCAGGGTATAGCCCATGAAGGTGTCTTTCTTTGTCTCTTTGAGTTTGAGCCCCTGCACTCGCAAGTATTCGTATAACTCGCCGCTCGGTAGCGCGGCGATGATTGGCAGCGTGTTAGCGCCAGGCGTCGGAGCTTTGGCCTCGGTGAGTTGCACTGACAGCTTTTTGCCCTGCGGACTTTGCCACTCGCCCTGCCAACCGTCGCCAGTTTCTTCCAGCTTCAGCGTAGGCAGCGGCTTGTCGTCGCCGTAACGATTGTTGCCCTCGGTCAGGGTTAGTGTGCTGTCCTGCAACGCGCCGCTGAGAGGCAGGTCGCGATGATACTTCTCGTAGAAATAACGCCCAGTCACTTCGTCCGGCTGCGTGGTGTTGAGCTCCACGACAATCGCGGTCTTGCCCAGCGTACCGGTGAACACACGCCGGCCATCTTCGGCATGTACAGTGGAAATCAGTGAGAACAGTACAGCGGCGCACGGTGCCAGGCGCATCAGTCCCTTGAGCATGAATCAATCCTTGAAGGAGTCGTTGGGCGCGTCGGCACACAGGCGCCGGCGCTGAAAAATACGCTGCGGATTATGGCGGGGGGTCGCTTAACTATTCGAGTTTTCTTGCTCGTACTTTTTAAGCCAGGCTTCGCGCTCGAGGGCAGCAATTTCCCGAACCATTTGTTTGCGACGCTCCTTGGCAGCATGAAACTGGACGTCATCCAGAAAGCAATAATGACGCAGCCAGTGAAGCGCCATTTCCTCATTCGGAAAATAGTAAGACTTGGCGCCCTTGCTGTTCCTCGGCGTGTCATTCATTTGCTCGTCAAATACCATCGCTGTGATTTCATCCGGTGGCAAAGATCCCGTATGGGCGACCTTGTCCTGGAAAATCCATGCAATCTCATCAATGTGTTTTTGCGCGCTGCGATGGCTACGTCGATAGAACCGTTGATGCTCACAAGTCTGTTTCAGACGCGCCAACATCAACTCAGGGTTAAGCCACTGCCCGAGGTCATGATGATGTGCGTTGATCACTATCCCCTTGACCCAACGATCCACAAATCGATCAACAAAGTCTTCCGTGTCAGCCTTTTTCGCATCAGCGAAAATCAGGCAATAGCGGGTTTTGACGTGAATGACCAGTAACACATGCTTGCGTTGTACCGTTATCGCGTGCACCAGCCACTGTTCGTCAGCGCCGTTCGACTCATCATCTTCGATGATTGCGGACGGCGGATTAGTATCCACCGGCGTAATCTTTTTGCCTTTGTGAACACGGCTGAAAAACTTGCTGGCGGCTTCGGTGCAATTGAAGATCAACATCCTGGTTCTCT
Encoded here:
- a CDS encoding ABC transporter permease — translated: MLKGYGAVILDGAWLTLQLALSSMALAIVLGLIGVALRLSPVRWLAWLGDLYSTVIRGIPDLVLILLIFYGGQDLLNRVAPMLGYDDYIDLNPLAAGIGTLGFIFGAYLSETFRGAFMAIPKGQAEAGMAYGMSSFQVFFRVMVPQMIRLAIPGFTNNWLVLTKATALISVVGLQDMMFKAKQAADATREPFTFFLAVAAMYLVITSVSLLALRHLEKRYSVGVRAADL
- a CDS encoding ABC transporter substrate-binding protein → MKKLVLLGALALSSVLSLNSFADEKPLKIGIEAAYPPFASKAPDGSIVGFDYDIGNALCEQMQVKCVWVEQEFDGLIPALKVRKIDAILSSMSITEDRKKSVDFTNKYYNTPARLVMKAGTQVSENLSELKGKNIGVQRGSIHERFAREVLAPLGAEIKPYGSQNEIYLDVAAGRLDGTVADATLLQDGFLNTDAGKGFAFAGPAFTDVKYFGDGVGIAVRKGDALKDKINAAIAAIRENGKYKAIQDKYFAFDIYGK
- the acs gene encoding acetate--CoA ligase, which translates into the protein MSAASLYPVRPEVLANTLTDEATYKAMYQQSVVNPDGFWREQAKRLDWIKPFTTVKQTSFDDHHVDIKWFADGTLNVSYNCLDRHLAERGDQVAIIWEGDDPSESRNITYRELHEQVCKLANALRGQDVHRGDVVTIYMPMIPEAVVAMLACTRIGAIHSVVFGGFSPEALAGRIIDCRSKVVITADEGIRAGKKISLKANVDDALTNPETSSIQKVIVCKRTGGDIKWNQHRDIWYEDLMKVAGTVCAPKEMGAEEALFILYTSGSTGKPKGVQHTTGGYLLYAAMTHERVFDYRPGEIYWCTADVGWVTGHSYIVYGPLANGATTLLFEGVPNYPDITRVAKIVDKHKVNILYTAPTAIRAMMASGQAAVEGADGSSLRLLGSVGEPINPEAWDWYYKNVGKSRCPIVDTWWQTETGGNMMSPLPGAHALKPGSAARPFFGVVPALVDNLGNIIEGEAEGNLVILDSWPGQARTLYGDHDRFVDTYFKTFRGMYFTGDGARRDADGYYWITGRVDDVLNVSGHRMGTAEIESAMVAHPKVAEAAVVGVPHDIKGQGIYVYVTLKNGEEPTEQLRLELKNWVRKEIGPIASPDVIQWAPGLPKTRSGKIMRRILRKIATAEYDGLGDISTLADPGVVQHLIDTHKTMNVA
- a CDS encoding DUF2790 domain-containing protein — translated: MKALLVLALSSLCATAMADEVPTDVAQQQPVIEEYTYSTHLDIANVVSMSEIPNVCEVVPAKMEYDDSKGQRHILRYSVMGNGCTN
- a CDS encoding ribonucleotide-diphosphate reductase subunit beta; the encoded protein is MLSWDEFDKEDSEVATVKGANAGHATEANMDRLDNAGGAAALEARAVTAADSAAVARAKAALNSLDVAEGLAELEGASARVAVDEKRMINCRADLNQLVPFKYDWAWQKYLDGCANHWMPQEVNMTADIALWKDPEGLTDDERRIVMRNLGFFSTADSLVANNLVLAVYRLITNPECRQYILRQAFEEAIHTHAYQYCIESLAMDEGEIFNMYHEIPSVAKKAAWGLKYTRSISDPKFETGTPDTDKELLRNLIAYYCVLEGIFFYCGFTQILSMGRRNKMTGVAEQFQYILRDESMHLNFGIDVINQIKIENPHLWDAEMKEEATQMILQGTQLEIEYARDTMPRGVLGMNAAMMEDYLKFIANRRLSQIGLKEEYPGTTNPFPWMSEIMDLKKEKNFFETRVIEYQTGGALSWD